In the Pedobacter cryoconitis genome, CTTGTTCAACCGTTGCCAGAGAAAGAGAAGCATTCAAGCTGTTTGATTGCTCAGCTTTCAAATTTAAATTCCCTAAAATAGTATGATTCGCATCTATGAAGTCGAAATAGAGCTCGCGAAGTGCCGGGGCACGGAAACCGGTAGCATAGCCCAAGCGCAGATCAAGTTTATCGGTTAAAACTATTTTAGTATTCAGTGATGGAATAACTGGTGGCGCGTCATAAACAGAGTTTTTAATAAATCTAAGTCCCGGACGGAGCGTTACCCCGTGGATCAGATTGAGTTCTGAAGAGACAAAAAATGCATAATCATTAATAGTCGGTTCTCCTTTAATCCTGGCTCCCTCTGCATGATCGGTATTGATTTCTATACCTGGTTGAAATGAAACCTGACCGGACATTTTATAGACCAGTGTAGTCCGGAACGCACCTGAACTTAATTTAGCGACATCCTGCTGGCCTTGCCCGGTAGTGAGCTGGTCTGTGCCGGTCGCATAATCATGTTCTGTCGTTTTTGTAGCACGATTCAAAGTATTATAAGCAACAGAGCCACTAAGCGTTAATTGATCGTTGAAACGATAATCACTCTGTAATTGATGGATATAACGTTGAACAGTAAATACCTGGTTAATTGCTTTATTTGCATTTACAATATAGCCACCTTTACTATCGATGCTTTCGTCCAGATAGTTTAGCCTGTACCAGATATTGAAATTGTTATTGCTGTAGCCTAATCTCCCATTAGCCATCCATTTTAATTTTGGCTTCCAGCGGTTGCGGTCTAAAGCAACCTCGTTGGTGGTAGTGAGCGGCCCAGGTACATTAAATCCGTTGAAATCGTCGCGGGTAAGCCCGGCAAGCATACTCCATCCTTTGTTTTGCCATTCTCCACCCACATGCTGCAGATGAGATCCTGATTTACCAAAAGGGGAATATTCGTTTCCAGCAGTTTCTTCTTGTATTCTTGCATTAATATTCAATATTTCTTTGCCCGGTTTTTTAGTAATCACATTGATTACCCCTACCAAAGCATCAGAGCCATAGGAAACTGAAAGCGGGCCCTCAACAATTTCAATACGTTCTACGGTGTTGATATCAATTTGGTTTAAGCTTTCACGTTCGTCATTTCTATCAATCACAGGCACGCCATCCAGCAGGATTTTTATGTTGCGGCCACTCATTCCCATCATTTGTACATCACTG is a window encoding:
- a CDS encoding TonB-dependent receptor plug domain-containing protein, translated to MRIGYLLVTVFISTATSYAQNKTVVSQQKKDTTTNNLKEVVVTGEYQPQSLKNSVYRTRIINAERIRLKAATSIQQVLNTELGFRFTSDPALGVSDVQMMGMSGRNIKILLDGVPVIDRNDERESLNQIDINTVERIEIVEGPLSVSYGSDALVGVINVITKKPGKEILNINARIQEETAGNEYSPFGKSGSHLQHVGGEWQNKGWSMLAGLTRDDFNGFNVPGPLTTTNEVALDRNRWKPKLKWMANGRLGYSNNNFNIWYRLNYLDESIDSKGGYIVNANKAINQVFTVQRYIHQLQSDYRFNDQLTLSGSVAYNTLNRATKTTEHDYATGTDQLTTGQGQQDVAKLSSGAFRTTLVYKMSGQVSFQPGIEINTDHAEGARIKGEPTINDYAFFVSSELNLIHGVTLRPGLRFIKNSVYDAPPVIPSLNTKIVLTDKLDLRLGYATGFRAPALRELYFDFIDANHTILGNLNLKAEQSNSLNASLSLATVEQEGFTVKTVLSGYYNYIKNRIDYVTSAVDPTLSELVNLAKYKTTGGTLENTLAWKHFQASLGLGMIGTYNQYSTDAKTYGESPEFVWSPEINTNLTYSLPQYGATVNLSAKFNGTRRQYESFTGDNGEGIRLTKIGSSTIADLMITKKLFKAFALNAGVNNLFNLTTLSNSSLGTGGAHGTGGQSIPTSYGRSYVVGLSFNWTKN